GCTCAACCACGACACCGACCGGAATGCGCAAGCTTGGAAGGACGGCGGGACTCACGTTGCAGCCTCCAGGTGTCTGATCGGCAGCCCCGTCAGCAGATTCTGCGGCTTCATCCGCACCAGCTGATCGGAGGTCGTTGCAAGGATCAAATAGACCGGCTCGCCCCCGACGGCATCAACGACCAGGCCACTATTGGGAAAGGTAAGTTGGAACAGCGCCAGCACACGGCCTGCGGTGCGCTCATCCAGCGTCCCTCCGTTCCAAAGCCGGTCGCCTATCCGGGTGGCTTCAGCATCAAGGCCAACATACCAGGAGAGCCTTGCGTCGCACACGGCGGTGAGCGGTTCGATTGCGACGTCAACTCCAAGCAAATGAGAAATCCAGAGCCTCATGGCGTCGGCCAGCGCAGCCGGCCCCCGTGTCCCGCCGGTGAAATCGAGCGCAAGATCGAACTGATCGCTGCGCCGCCAGTAGGTGTCGGCGTTCCCCTCGCTCAATACCTCGACCTCGGCGCTCGTTGCCCCCAACATCGATATCAGCGACATCACTGGCGTCGCCCTTGGCCCGCCAATGACTTCCTCGTCGCCCAACAGCAGCGCGTGTTCGTGCGGCACGATACGCTGCGGCCGGAAGAACAGCTCAGCCGCGCGCAACACGAACGGATCCTCGCAGCCATCAAGCGCATTTCGCAGGATCACGTGAACAAGGTGGTTCACAAACAGCGGTGGCAAGTTGACGGATCCTGACCGAACCAATGCAAGATAGGCCGCTTCCAGCGTAGGCTCGCGCAGCAAAAGCTTGCGAAATGCCAGCACGAATTGCCAGTTCTCTCGCGCATCCGCATCGGCGATCGCGGCGACCTCCTCTGCAGCGACGGCCCGGCGCGGGTCAGCAAGCAGCTCTCGGTGCAGCCTGCGCTCGACCGCGCACGCGGCCTCCGGGGGCATTAGCTCGGGACGCGCGAAATAGGCCTTCAGGAACTCATCGGTGACCACGAGCCCGCCACTCGCATCGTGATCAAGCAGGTGGTGACCGCAGGCGATCCAGAAATCCTTCATCGGCGCCCCTGCTCCTCACTCATCTTCGCAACGTTGCGAGTGCTGTCGGGCTCGATATCGTCTTCTATTTCCATGAACGAGAACGCCTTGCCGTGACGTTGGCCCTCACGCAGTTGCAATCTGCGGAATGACTCGCGGACCTCGTCATCGCTCGCCGAGCGGTGGACCGCAATCAGCGCACTGACGGGATGCGTACAGAGCGATTGCGCAAAGGCGACCTCCTCTTCCGCGGCAACGCGTGCGGTTGCAAGATCCGGTGCCCCGAACCGGTCGACAAGCTGCCTCGCAAGGAGTTCCACCAACATCCGGCGATCGTCCTCAGTCGCGTGGACGATTTGCACCAGCGTCGACCAGCCCCAGGACCGCACGCCTAGAAAGCCGCTG
The DNA window shown above is from Bradyrhizobium sp. ISRA464 and carries:
- a CDS encoding DUF6352 family protein, with protein sequence MKDFWIACGHHLLDHDASGGLVVTDEFLKAYFARPELMPPEAACAVERRLHRELLADPRRAVAAEEVAAIADADARENWQFVLAFRKLLLREPTLEAAYLALVRSGSVNLPPLFVNHLVHVILRNALDGCEDPFVLRAAELFFRPQRIVPHEHALLLGDEEVIGGPRATPVMSLISMLGATSAEVEVLSEGNADTYWRRSDQFDLALDFTGGTRGPAALADAMRLWISHLLGVDVAIEPLTAVCDARLSWYVGLDAEATRIGDRLWNGGTLDERTAGRVLALFQLTFPNSGLVVDAVGGEPVYLILATTSDQLVRMKPQNLLTGLPIRHLEAAT
- a CDS encoding DUF6505 family protein — encoded protein: MKLLRTIALDPSDTFVFDVSAEPGDWAVSGAFRFCDRDPAKLSGKDRSAFRSGFLGVRSWGWSTLVQIVHATEDDRRMLVELLARQLVDRFGAPDLATARVAAEEEVAFAQSLCTHPVSALIAVHRSASDDEVRESFRRLQLREGQRHGKAFSFMEIEDDIEPDSTRNVAKMSEEQGRR